Proteins found in one Candidatus Poribacteria bacterium genomic segment:
- a CDS encoding thiolase family protein has translation MQTTPSVVIVSAVRTAVGRAGRGRLKNTRPDELAAAALRGAVERLPQLALDTVDDVIIGCATHEGPQSYNVARIASLRAGFPVSVPAITINRFCASGLETIAMGAEQILSGRAEVVIAGGVESMSRVPFGVDLSPNPVLIAHAPDTYLSMGLTAENLTRKYGISRAAQDAYAYQSHRKAIAAIDAGKFRKEIVPLTIEEMHFNSEDAPETVSTVFDTDEGPRRDTSPEALGSLKPVFHVDGTVTAGNASQMSDAAAAVVLMSETRAKAEGYDPLAHFVSYATAGVPPEIMGIGPVPAIPKALASAGLTLADIDVIELNEAFAVQALAVLQEAQLPTNKVNVNGGAVALGHPLGCTGTKLTVSLLNEMRRQNHEYGMVTMCVGGGMGAAGIFLNPT, from the coding sequence ATGCAAACGACACCGAGCGTAGTTATCGTATCCGCTGTGCGCACAGCCGTAGGAAGGGCCGGAAGGGGCAGACTGAAAAACACGCGTCCAGACGAACTCGCCGCTGCGGCGCTCCGTGGTGCGGTGGAAAGACTTCCGCAGCTTGCACTTGATACCGTAGACGATGTTATCATCGGTTGCGCTACACATGAGGGCCCCCAGAGTTACAATGTTGCGCGTATTGCCAGTTTACGAGCAGGATTTCCGGTCTCCGTCCCTGCCATTACGATCAACCGTTTCTGCGCCTCCGGTTTAGAAACGATAGCGATGGGTGCCGAGCAGATTCTATCTGGACGGGCGGAGGTAGTCATTGCTGGCGGTGTCGAGAGCATGAGTCGAGTCCCGTTCGGTGTCGACCTCTCCCCGAACCCAGTGCTCATAGCACACGCACCCGATACCTATCTCAGCATGGGATTGACTGCCGAAAACTTGACGCGGAAATATGGTATATCTCGCGCCGCGCAAGATGCCTATGCATATCAGAGCCATCGCAAGGCAATCGCAGCAATTGATGCAGGTAAATTTCGCAAAGAAATCGTGCCGTTGACGATAGAAGAGATGCACTTCAATTCAGAAGACGCGCCTGAAACCGTTAGCACTGTCTTTGATACAGATGAAGGACCGCGCCGTGATACTTCACCAGAGGCACTGGGATCTCTCAAACCTGTTTTTCACGTAGACGGGACAGTGACGGCTGGCAACGCTTCGCAAATGAGCGACGCTGCCGCCGCTGTCGTCCTGATGTCCGAAACGCGAGCAAAAGCAGAGGGTTACGACCCATTGGCACATTTTGTCAGTTACGCCACAGCCGGTGTGCCACCTGAAATTATGGGCATCGGACCGGTGCCTGCAATTCCTAAAGCACTCGCGTCCGCAGGGTTAACTTTAGCCGATATAGATGTCATAGAACTCAACGAAGCGTTTGCCGTGCAAGCCCTTGCTGTCCTTCAAGAGGCGCAGTTACCAACCAACAAGGTGAACGTCAACGGTGGTGCAGTTGCCCTCGGACATCCGCTCGGTTGTACAGGCACAAAACTCACTGTGAGCCTGCTTAATGAGATGCGTAGGCAAAATCACGAATACGGTATGGTAACGATGTGTGTTGGTGGGGGCATGGGTGCCGCCGGTATTTTTTTAAACCCGACGTAG
- a CDS encoding enoyl-CoA hydratase/isomerase family protein: MSTLKTTDATPITSNADASLIDIGDGVVQLELHGKLNIITDGMLEMFDAALDEVETNYAGMIIATEAKHFSVGLNLILLLERAKNQDWDAISGTLRKLQTVCTRLRTASKPVVAATAGMALGGGCEIAFGADAVQAFTESSLGLVELRVGLIPAGGGTKEMALRCLEGQTLPAPIQDLFPSVNKAFDIIRESTVSQNAADAVELGYLRHRDAISSNQETHLDDAKLLVLSMHEAGYSPPEPQQIFVLGEEGIARLNLQTHLLRQADTIDDYTQHLANQLAYVLCGGELSTPQFVSEQYLLDLEHEVFLSLCGEQETHARIEATLQRGKK; the protein is encoded by the coding sequence ATGTCAACGTTAAAAACAACAGACGCTACACCTATCACTTCCAATGCGGATGCCAGTCTAATAGACATCGGCGATGGTGTTGTTCAACTTGAACTGCATGGAAAACTGAACATCATAACGGATGGAATGCTGGAGATGTTCGATGCCGCGTTGGACGAGGTGGAAACCAATTACGCAGGCATGATTATCGCCACAGAGGCGAAGCATTTTTCGGTCGGACTCAACCTAATTCTCCTGCTGGAGCGTGCGAAGAACCAAGACTGGGACGCGATTTCGGGAACACTCCGCAAACTGCAAACCGTCTGCACCAGACTCCGGACGGCATCAAAGCCGGTTGTAGCCGCAACAGCGGGTATGGCACTCGGTGGTGGCTGTGAGATCGCTTTCGGTGCGGATGCCGTACAAGCTTTCACTGAAAGTTCGCTTGGTCTCGTTGAACTCCGTGTCGGACTTATTCCGGCTGGCGGTGGCACTAAGGAGATGGCACTTCGATGCTTAGAGGGGCAAACGCTGCCCGCCCCGATTCAGGACCTGTTCCCGTCCGTTAATAAGGCTTTTGATATAATCCGCGAATCTACCGTTTCACAAAACGCTGCAGATGCGGTCGAACTCGGTTATCTCCGTCACAGGGATGCTATCTCATCAAACCAAGAGACACACCTTGACGATGCTAAGCTACTCGTTCTCTCAATGCACGAAGCCGGGTATTCTCCCCCTGAGCCGCAACAAATATTTGTCCTTGGTGAAGAAGGGATTGCTCGGCTCAACCTGCAAACACACCTACTTCGACAAGCGGACACTATCGACGATTATACGCAGCACCTCGCCAATCAATTGGCTTATGTACTCTGTGGAGGTGAACTGTCAACCCCTCAGTTTGTCTCCGAACAATATCTGCTCGATTTGGAGCATGAGGTGTTCCTCAGTCTTTGTGGAGAACAAGAAACGCACGCAAGGATAGAAGCAACGCTCCAGAGAGGTAAGAAGTAA
- a CDS encoding sodium-translocating pyrophosphatase, with protein sequence MRDITCKRWWLNWKSFLIVLPLLNLATEAFAQTTPRPDVPPAWWIAPIGALIALGFAYHFYRAVMKQDEGNETMRDIAQSVREGAMAYLRQQYKVVGIVFVVLCLIFIFMAFVLKAQNEVIPFAFLTGGFFSGLCGFLGMKTATNASARTTSAAMQGLNAGLKVSFRAGAVMGLIVVGFALLDITGWFLILYYLFPKILPGFLEVNPLPQITVIMLSFGMGASTQALFARVGGGIYTKAADVGADLVGKVEAGIPEDDPRNPAVIADNVGDNVGDVAGMGADLYESYAGSILATAALGVAAVAAKDHDNLVDQLKYLSAPMIIAGIGVILSILGIYMVRTKEGATMKQLMGSLNFGINGSAFGIAILSLPVLIYLDLPNKWQVWGAIIAGLVAGLIIGKVTEIFTSHDYKPTRAIAKQAQTGPATVIIEGIAVGMESTAIPVITIVAAVAVSYYLPGGATEPLMGLYGVGIAAVGMLATLGITLATDAYGPIADNAGGNAEMAKLDESVRERTDQLDALGNTTAATGKGFAIGSAALTALALLAAYLEEIRYGLIHLAGKDTLDIEGEGTVETLKVSVSQFMDYYDVTLMNPQVLIGLFIGAVMAFYFCALTMKAVGRAAGAMVAEVRRQFREKPGIMKGEEKPDYARCVEISTVGAQREMIFPSLIAIVVPVLVGLIFDVGGVLGLLAGGLATGFVLAIMMANAGGAWDNAKKFIEEGRHKDEYGEKGSDEHKATIVGDTVGDPFKDTSGPSLNILIKLMSMVSVVFAGLIAKYGGVLSSWLGI encoded by the coding sequence ATGCGTGATATCACTTGCAAAAGATGGTGGCTAAATTGGAAGTCATTTCTAATAGTCCTACCGCTTCTAAATTTAGCCACCGAAGCTTTTGCCCAAACAACTCCTCGTCCAGATGTACCGCCAGCATGGTGGATTGCCCCTATTGGTGCCCTCATCGCTTTGGGATTTGCTTACCACTTTTACCGTGCCGTGATGAAGCAAGACGAGGGCAATGAAACAATGCGAGACATAGCGCAATCCGTGCGCGAGGGCGCGATGGCATATCTCAGGCAACAATACAAAGTGGTAGGTATCGTCTTTGTTGTCCTTTGTCTGATCTTCATCTTCATGGCTTTCGTCCTCAAAGCCCAAAATGAAGTTATTCCCTTCGCTTTCCTCACAGGGGGTTTTTTCTCAGGCCTCTGCGGTTTCCTCGGCATGAAAACCGCGACCAACGCCTCTGCCCGCACCACAAGCGCGGCTATGCAAGGACTCAACGCCGGTTTGAAGGTCTCGTTCCGTGCCGGGGCGGTCATGGGATTGATAGTCGTCGGATTCGCACTGCTTGATATTACCGGATGGTTCCTCATTCTCTACTACCTCTTCCCCAAGATATTACCCGGATTCTTAGAAGTGAACCCGCTGCCCCAGATTACTGTGATTATGCTCAGTTTCGGTATGGGTGCTTCAACACAAGCCCTCTTCGCCCGCGTTGGTGGCGGTATCTATACAAAAGCAGCGGATGTCGGGGCAGACCTCGTCGGAAAAGTTGAAGCCGGAATTCCAGAGGATGACCCGCGCAATCCGGCTGTTATCGCAGATAATGTTGGGGACAACGTCGGTGATGTTGCAGGCATGGGGGCGGATCTCTACGAATCTTATGCGGGTTCAATTCTCGCGACCGCTGCCCTCGGTGTCGCTGCGGTTGCTGCGAAAGATCACGATAACCTTGTGGACCAGCTTAAATATCTCTCAGCACCGATGATTATCGCTGGCATCGGCGTGATCCTCTCTATTTTGGGTATCTACATGGTCCGAACAAAAGAGGGTGCGACCATGAAACAGTTGATGGGTTCCCTTAACTTCGGGATTAACGGTAGTGCTTTCGGCATCGCCATCTTGTCGCTCCCTGTGCTTATCTACCTCGATCTCCCGAACAAGTGGCAGGTGTGGGGCGCAATCATCGCTGGGCTTGTAGCAGGCTTGATTATCGGCAAAGTCACCGAAATCTTTACCTCTCACGATTACAAACCGACACGTGCAATCGCTAAGCAGGCGCAAACCGGCCCCGCAACTGTAATTATTGAAGGTATTGCTGTCGGTATGGAATCAACGGCGATTCCAGTCATAACGATTGTTGCTGCGGTCGCTGTCAGCTACTATCTTCCGGGTGGCGCAACCGAACCGCTGATGGGACTTTACGGTGTCGGTATCGCTGCTGTCGGTATGCTGGCGACGCTCGGTATAACCCTTGCCACAGATGCTTACGGACCCATCGCAGACAACGCCGGTGGGAACGCTGAAATGGCAAAACTCGATGAAAGTGTCCGAGAACGCACGGATCAATTAGACGCGCTCGGGAATACGACCGCCGCAACCGGTAAGGGGTTTGCAATCGGTTCAGCCGCGCTAACAGCACTCGCACTCCTTGCCGCCTATTTGGAAGAAATCCGGTACGGTTTGATTCACCTGGCAGGTAAGGACACCCTGGATATCGAAGGCGAGGGCACGGTTGAGACGTTGAAGGTTAGCGTCAGCCAATTTATGGATTACTACGATGTCACGCTGATGAACCCGCAAGTGCTCATCGGATTGTTCATCGGGGCAGTGATGGCGTTTTATTTTTGTGCATTGACGATGAAAGCCGTCGGACGTGCCGCCGGTGCTATGGTGGCAGAAGTCCGTCGCCAGTTTCGTGAAAAACCGGGCATTATGAAAGGCGAAGAGAAACCGGATTACGCACGGTGTGTTGAAATCTCTACCGTTGGCGCGCAACGGGAGATGATTTTCCCGTCGCTTATCGCTATCGTTGTGCCTGTGCTTGTCGGCTTGATTTTTGATGTCGGTGGCGTGTTAGGATTGCTGGCGGGCGGCTTAGCAACCGGTTTCGTCCTCGCAATTATGATGGCAAATGCCGGAGGCGCGTGGGACAACGCCAAAAAGTTTATTGAAGAGGGTAGACACAAGGACGAATATGGTGAAAAAGGCTCCGACGAGCACAAAGCGACTATTGTCGGTGATACCGTCGGAGACCCCTTCAAAGATACTTCCGGGCCCTCGCTTAACATCCTAATTAAGTTGATGTCTATGGTGTCTGTCGTGTTTGCCGGACTCATAGCGAAATACGGTGGTGTGCTTAGCAGTTGGCTCGGTATATAG
- the ilvD gene encoding dihydroxy-acid dehydratase has protein sequence MSNKLKPRSYAITDGPDRAAARTMLMFGDGGLSPEDLDKPIIGVANTWIEIGPCNFHLRRLAAKVKEGIRAAGGTPLEFNTVSISDGITMGTEGMKTSLISREIIADSIELVSIGNMFDAVVALCGCDKTVPGTVMALARLDIPSLTLYGGSIMPGNFQGRDVTIQDVFEAVGQHAEGTITVEELDDLISKGCPGPGACGGQFTANTMATAVEMLGIAPMGSGSVPAVVEEKDNEAYKAGQLVMDMLAADRRPSQIITRKSLENAITSVAATGGSTNGVLHLLAIAHEAQVPITIEDFHTISQRTPVLADLKPGGQFVANDLYEAGGIPFLAKRMAEAGLLHTDELTVTGQTIGQEAGAATETDGQQVVRSVDAPLKPTGGFAILRGNLAPDGCVIKLAGQDKTLHRGPARIFEREEDTFAAIKGGEIKPGDVVVIRYEGPTGGPGMREMLGVTAALVGAGLSEDVALLTDGRFSGATHGFMICHVAPEAAKGGPIAILQESDEIVIDAKERRLDVQLSDAEIQARFEEWTPPEPRYARGVMAKYANSVSSASEGAVTG, from the coding sequence ATGTCCAATAAATTGAAACCCCGAAGTTATGCGATTACCGATGGACCTGACCGCGCCGCCGCTCGGACAATGCTCATGTTCGGCGATGGCGGGCTTTCACCTGAAGACCTTGACAAACCGATTATCGGGGTTGCCAATACGTGGATCGAGATCGGTCCTTGTAACTTCCACCTAAGAAGACTTGCCGCTAAAGTTAAAGAAGGCATCCGCGCCGCAGGTGGCACACCGCTTGAATTCAATACCGTTAGCATCTCTGATGGCATCACCATGGGCACCGAAGGTATGAAAACCTCGCTGATTAGCCGAGAGATCATCGCTGATTCGATCGAGTTGGTCTCCATCGGCAACATGTTTGATGCTGTCGTCGCACTCTGTGGCTGCGATAAGACCGTTCCGGGTACCGTCATGGCACTGGCGCGGTTAGACATCCCATCTCTTACGCTTTACGGCGGTTCGATTATGCCGGGCAACTTTCAAGGACGCGATGTCACGATCCAAGATGTATTTGAAGCGGTCGGACAGCACGCTGAAGGCACAATAACCGTTGAAGAACTTGACGACCTGATTAGCAAAGGGTGTCCCGGTCCCGGGGCATGCGGCGGACAGTTTACTGCCAATACCATGGCAACAGCCGTTGAAATGTTAGGCATCGCGCCGATGGGAAGTGGGAGTGTCCCCGCTGTCGTAGAAGAAAAGGACAACGAGGCATACAAAGCCGGACAACTCGTCATGGACATGCTCGCCGCTGACCGACGACCGAGTCAAATTATTACCCGTAAGTCGCTTGAGAATGCAATTACTTCTGTCGCCGCGACCGGTGGTTCTACCAACGGCGTTCTACATCTCCTTGCTATCGCACACGAAGCGCAGGTCCCGATAACAATTGAAGATTTCCACACCATTAGTCAAAGAACGCCCGTATTAGCAGACCTTAAACCGGGCGGGCAGTTTGTCGCCAACGATCTCTATGAAGCCGGGGGCATCCCGTTCTTAGCAAAACGCATGGCAGAGGCAGGTCTACTCCATACCGACGAACTCACTGTCACAGGTCAAACCATCGGTCAGGAGGCAGGCGCAGCCACTGAAACCGACGGACAACAGGTCGTCAGATCCGTGGATGCCCCGCTCAAACCGACCGGTGGCTTTGCCATTTTGAGAGGTAATCTCGCACCAGATGGGTGTGTTATCAAGTTAGCCGGACAAGACAAAACCCTTCACCGTGGTCCCGCACGTATCTTTGAACGTGAAGAGGATACCTTCGCTGCCATTAAAGGCGGAGAGATCAAACCCGGTGATGTTGTCGTTATCCGTTATGAAGGACCCACCGGTGGTCCTGGCATGCGTGAGATGTTAGGCGTAACTGCAGCACTCGTTGGTGCCGGTTTGAGTGAAGATGTCGCACTTTTAACCGACGGTAGATTCTCCGGCGCGACGCACGGTTTCATGATCTGCCATGTCGCTCCTGAAGCAGCGAAAGGCGGTCCCATTGCCATCCTCCAAGAAAGCGACGAAATCGTCATTGACGCAAAGGAAAGACGACTCGACGTTCAACTCTCCGACGCTGAAATCCAAGCACGCTTTGAGGAATGGACACCCCCTGAACCGCGTTATGCCCGTGGGGTCATGGCGAAATATGCGAACTCTGTATCTTCTGCCTCCGAAGGTGCTGTGACTGGATAA
- a CDS encoding dimethylsulfonioproprionate lyase family protein: MNKQKPIILNEAELDWETWDDPELAARSPVRWKILISGERGPSSQLSTGIAEMTPGTLLPLHHHAPAETYYVISGHGYVTVDDREASLGPGASVFIPANAKHSLRCTGTENLVFLFTFAADRFDEIVYHFDA, from the coding sequence ATGAATAAACAAAAACCAATCATCCTCAACGAAGCAGAACTCGACTGGGAAACTTGGGACGATCCGGAACTCGCTGCCAGAAGTCCAGTCCGATGGAAAATCCTTATATCGGGTGAACGCGGGCCCAGCAGTCAACTCTCTACTGGCATAGCAGAGATGACACCGGGGACCCTGCTGCCGCTCCATCACCATGCTCCTGCAGAGACATACTATGTCATCAGCGGTCACGGGTATGTCACGGTGGACGATCGTGAGGCATCACTTGGGCCCGGGGCATCAGTCTTTATACCCGCTAATGCAAAGCACTCACTCCGTTGTACCGGGACTGAGAATTTAGTTTTCTTGTTCACCTTCGCAGCGGACCGGTTCGATGAAATCGTCTACCATTTCGATGCGTAG
- a CDS encoding lactonase family protein, translating to MQTHVYLSIAGENRIAIYTFDVSNGDIELQENINVTGSPGPLALSPCGHYLYAGLRSSREIASFRIDEETKHLSHLRTIQLDADTCYIATDKTGSFLLSAYYGAGKVTVHAIGEDKTVQGETLQTVETDIHAHCVETDASNRYAFVPHTVPRNAIYQFHFDEKTGTLTQNIVGNLNPGAPIGPRHFCFHPSKPILYFSNENGSSVSAYTLQEGGDHPGILVDLQEDLSTLPADFEADNTCAQIHIDPQGRFLYVSNRGHDSIAGFSVNEENGKLTAIGQQLTEPIPRVFNIDGTGNFLFAGGQGSGRLATYRINRQSGELSPLATYEVGESPMWVLFI from the coding sequence ATGCAAACGCACGTCTATCTCTCCATAGCTGGAGAAAACAGAATCGCCATTTATACATTCGACGTATCTAATGGTGACATCGAACTTCAGGAAAATATCAACGTCACGGGTTCTCCAGGTCCCTTAGCACTTTCACCGTGCGGTCATTACCTATATGCCGGGCTGCGGTCGAGTCGTGAAATCGCCAGTTTCCGCATTGATGAAGAGACGAAACACCTCTCACATTTGCGGACAATCCAACTCGACGCGGACACGTGTTATATCGCAACAGATAAAACTGGGAGTTTCTTGCTCTCCGCCTATTACGGTGCTGGCAAGGTTACCGTGCATGCCATCGGTGAGGACAAAACCGTCCAAGGTGAAACACTTCAGACGGTCGAAACCGATATACACGCCCACTGCGTCGAGACCGATGCCTCGAACCGATACGCTTTCGTACCGCACACTGTCCCGCGGAACGCTATTTATCAGTTTCATTTCGATGAAAAGACAGGCACGCTCACACAGAATATTGTAGGGAATCTCAATCCGGGTGCACCGATCGGCCCCCGTCACTTCTGTTTCCATCCGAGTAAACCGATCCTCTATTTCTCAAACGAAAATGGGTCGAGTGTTTCGGCGTACACACTTCAAGAAGGCGGAGACCACCCCGGAATCTTAGTAGACCTCCAAGAAGACCTCTCTACGCTTCCAGCAGATTTTGAGGCGGACAACACCTGCGCGCAAATTCACATTGATCCACAAGGGCGATTTCTCTATGTCTCCAATCGCGGACATGATAGCATCGCTGGGTTTAGTGTTAACGAAGAGAATGGGAAGCTCACTGCTATTGGACAGCAGTTAACTGAACCGATACCCCGTGTCTTCAACATTGATGGGACCGGCAATTTCCTTTTTGCCGGGGGGCAAGGCTCTGGCAGACTTGCGACCTATCGTATCAATCGGCAGAGTGGTGAATTATCGCCGCTGGCTACCTATGAGGTTGGTGAAAGCCCAATGTGGGTGCTTTTTATCTAA
- the holB gene encoding DNA polymerase III subunit delta', with protein sequence MPNPIIGHQQITEQLQHTVASDRIAGAYLFVGPTGVGKEMVARYFAQMIFCQQDTQPPTICGACLACRKVDSGNHPDLQFIRPDGSLLKIGQIRELQKQIIYEPLEASRKVYILTDVERMNAEAENCLLKTLEAPPASSVLILLTSNIRALLPTTRSRCQILQFHPMPTQELAAILVERFSVAPEQATTLAITADGAIGKALTRLEKGDVFTEEVPEILKTTDRLAAFRLAEHFKDNPETLGELVTWYRDLLFLQQGAPSDLITHIHSLEELQRIVPRYSRLRIQQAIQTVFDTKSLIENTNTNATLALEVMCLKLLR encoded by the coding sequence ATGCCAAATCCGATCATTGGACATCAACAGATTACCGAACAACTCCAGCATACTGTGGCATCGGATCGTATTGCTGGGGCATATCTTTTCGTCGGACCGACAGGTGTCGGAAAAGAGATGGTCGCACGTTATTTCGCGCAGATGATCTTCTGTCAGCAAGACACACAGCCTCCCACAATATGTGGCGCGTGTCTCGCTTGTCGGAAGGTGGATTCTGGAAATCATCCGGATCTACAGTTTATTCGACCTGACGGCAGTCTACTGAAAATTGGACAAATTCGGGAGTTGCAAAAACAAATTATCTACGAGCCTCTTGAAGCGAGTCGGAAGGTCTACATCTTGACGGATGTCGAGCGGATGAACGCGGAGGCAGAGAACTGTTTACTCAAGACGCTTGAGGCACCCCCCGCATCCTCCGTTTTAATCCTACTCACATCAAATATACGAGCGTTACTGCCAACCACACGTTCCCGATGCCAGATTCTACAATTCCACCCAATGCCGACACAGGAATTAGCCGCGATCTTGGTGGAAAGATTTTCAGTAGCACCCGAGCAAGCAACAACACTCGCTATTACTGCGGATGGTGCGATTGGAAAGGCACTCACGCGACTTGAAAAAGGCGACGTATTCACAGAAGAAGTCCCCGAAATCCTCAAGACAACAGATCGATTAGCGGCTTTCAGACTCGCCGAGCACTTCAAAGATAATCCTGAAACTTTAGGCGAGTTAGTCACATGGTATCGCGACCTGCTCTTTTTACAACAAGGCGCGCCCAGCGACCTCATAACACACATCCACTCCCTTGAGGAACTCCAACGCATTGTCCCGCGATATTCCCGCTTACGCATACAACAAGCCATCCAAACGGTCTTTGACACCAAGTCCCTCATCGAAAACACAAACACAAATGCTACCTTGGCTTTAGAGGTAATGTGTTTGAAGTTACTCAGATAA
- the tmk gene encoding dTMP kinase, translated as MAQRGIFITFEGVEGAGKTTQVRRLATALGPDVVVTREPGGTPVSERIRDVFLTSDRITTMTELLLIAAARAQHVDERIRPALASNQIVICDRFIDATVAYQGYRGGIDLEIIHQLNHVATGGLIPDITFMLDLSPEIGLQRQQQDETYRDRLDKEPLEFHRRVREGYLATAKSEPHRVKLIDATQSPDAVHAQILTEYQKFLSK; from the coding sequence ATGGCACAGCGCGGGATTTTCATTACTTTTGAAGGCGTAGAAGGCGCAGGCAAGACCACACAAGTACGACGGTTGGCGACCGCCCTCGGTCCAGACGTTGTTGTCACCCGTGAACCCGGCGGCACGCCTGTCTCAGAGCGGATCCGAGATGTCTTTCTGACATCTGATAGAATAACAACGATGACAGAGTTGTTGTTGATCGCTGCCGCACGCGCACAACACGTAGATGAACGCATACGTCCTGCATTGGCTTCAAATCAAATTGTTATCTGTGACAGATTTATTGATGCTACCGTAGCGTATCAAGGGTATCGTGGCGGTATCGATCTTGAGATTATCCATCAGTTAAATCATGTTGCTACGGGTGGCTTGATCCCAGATATTACCTTTATGCTTGACCTATCGCCGGAGATCGGTTTGCAACGTCAGCAACAAGATGAGACGTACCGCGACCGTTTAGATAAAGAACCGTTAGAATTCCATCGTAGAGTCCGAGAAGGGTATCTGGCCACCGCAAAATCGGAGCCGCATCGTGTCAAATTGATAGATGCGACACAGTCTCCTGATGCTGTCCATGCCCAAATCTTAACTGAATATCAAAAGTTCCTATCAAAGTAA